One window of the Archangium primigenium genome contains the following:
- a CDS encoding DUF1801 domain-containing protein translates to MQSKATTVDQYLAALPEERRAVLSAVRDVIRAHLDADYQEGMQYGMIGYFVPHSVFPAGYHTDPRQPLPFAALASQKSHMALYLMGVYGQPEQERWFRDAWAKTGKKLDMGKSCVRFKTLDHVALDVIAEAIRRTPASAYIAHYTSVIRPAPKAKAPTAAKKTAAKKTAVVKKTAAVKKTAAKKRA, encoded by the coding sequence ATGCAGAGCAAGGCCACCACTGTCGACCAGTACCTCGCGGCGCTTCCCGAGGAGCGCCGCGCGGTGCTCTCCGCCGTGCGCGACGTCATCCGCGCCCACCTCGATGCGGACTACCAGGAGGGCATGCAGTACGGGATGATCGGCTACTTCGTCCCGCACTCGGTCTTCCCGGCGGGCTACCACACCGATCCCCGCCAGCCCCTGCCCTTCGCGGCACTCGCCTCGCAGAAGAGCCACATGGCCCTCTACCTGATGGGCGTCTACGGCCAGCCCGAGCAGGAGCGGTGGTTTCGCGACGCCTGGGCCAAGACGGGCAAGAAGCTCGACATGGGCAAGTCGTGCGTGCGCTTCAAGACGCTCGACCACGTGGCGCTCGACGTGATCGCCGAGGCCATCCGCCGCACGCCCGCCTCCGCGTACATCGCGCACTACACGTCCGTCATCCGGCCCGCCCCGAAGGCGAAGGCGCCGACCGCGGCGAAGAAGACGGCCGCCAAGAAGACGGCCGTGGTGAAGAAGACCGCCGCGGTGAAGAAGACGGCCGCCAAGAAGCGCGCGTAA
- a CDS encoding vWA domain-containing protein, whose translation MKMSPLAWCAPWLGLVLLSACGMGGAPSRGDMGEGGVPPMSAPESPPGEVPRQPSAGQLTAGDWDDNLNFDFFQKYLQASTELGLRAPPVADRVVLTVRDEAGRPVSNARVQVTGGGQSRFEGPTASDGRVLFLPTHDGASAGEAFAVTVSPPAGREGAPITTAVEGGKAWDVTLPGVEAAPPTELDVAFVVDTTGSMTDELAYLKAEIQEIANTLGERFPQVAVRYGLVFYRDTGDDYVVRRFDFTSNVATLRLRLDAQSADGGGDYPEAMDRGLEEGVKLSWRTGNTARLLFLMADAPTHVDKHEAFLGTAGAARRAGIKVYPVAASGVSSVAEYQMRLAAQHTRGRYLFLTDDSGVGDAHEEPHIPCYQVQLLKHLLVRTIGSELEGRRLPVSGTELVRTVGNPTQDGACVMKDGSTTYY comes from the coding sequence ATGAAAATGTCCCCGCTCGCCTGGTGTGCTCCGTGGTTGGGTCTGGTGCTGTTGTCGGCCTGTGGCATGGGAGGCGCGCCCTCCCGGGGAGACATGGGCGAGGGCGGCGTGCCGCCCATGAGCGCCCCGGAGTCTCCGCCGGGAGAGGTGCCCCGGCAGCCCTCGGCGGGACAGCTCACCGCGGGGGACTGGGACGACAACCTCAACTTCGACTTCTTCCAGAAGTACCTCCAGGCCTCCACGGAGCTGGGGCTGCGGGCGCCGCCCGTCGCGGACCGGGTGGTGCTCACCGTGCGCGACGAGGCGGGGCGGCCGGTGTCCAATGCCCGCGTCCAGGTGACGGGCGGCGGCCAGTCGCGCTTCGAGGGGCCCACGGCCTCGGACGGCCGGGTGTTGTTCCTGCCCACGCACGATGGGGCCTCGGCGGGCGAGGCCTTCGCGGTGACGGTGTCGCCGCCAGCGGGACGTGAGGGCGCGCCCATCACCACGGCGGTGGAGGGGGGGAAGGCCTGGGACGTGACGCTGCCGGGCGTGGAGGCCGCGCCGCCCACGGAGCTGGACGTGGCCTTCGTGGTGGACACCACGGGCAGCATGACGGACGAGCTGGCCTACCTGAAGGCGGAGATCCAGGAGATCGCCAACACGCTGGGCGAGCGCTTTCCCCAGGTGGCGGTGCGCTATGGCCTGGTGTTCTACCGGGACACGGGCGACGACTACGTGGTGCGCCGCTTCGACTTCACCTCCAACGTGGCGACGCTGCGCCTGCGGCTGGACGCGCAGTCGGCGGACGGGGGCGGGGACTACCCCGAGGCGATGGATCGGGGCCTGGAGGAGGGCGTGAAGCTGTCCTGGCGCACCGGCAACACCGCGCGGCTGCTGTTCCTGATGGCGGACGCGCCCACGCACGTGGACAAGCACGAGGCCTTCCTGGGAACGGCCGGGGCCGCGCGGCGCGCGGGCATCAAGGTGTATCCGGTGGCGGCCAGTGGGGTGTCGAGCGTGGCGGAGTATCAGATGCGGCTCGCGGCGCAGCACACCCGGGGCCGCTACCTCTTCCTCACCGACGACTCGGGCGTGGGCGACGCGCACGAGGAGCCGCACATCCCCTGCTACCAGGTGCAGCTGCTCAAGCACCTGCTCGTGCGCACCATCGGCTCGGAGCTCGAGGGCCGACGGCTGCCGGTCTCCGGCACCGAGCTCGTGCGCACCGTGGGCAATCCCACGCAGGACGGGGCCTGCGTGATGAAGGACGGCTCGACGACGTATTACTAG
- a CDS encoding zinc-dependent alcohol dehydrogenase family protein produces MKAYELRRTGDRQDWVKVERPTPQPGPGEVLVRMRAVSLNYRDVLVKRGQYGAAPGGTRPIVPTSDGAGEVVAVGAGVTRVKPGDRVMPTFFQNWTDGESPPRPELRALGAGDVDGVLAEFVVAGAEALVPVPAHLSFEEAATLPCAALTVWHALFAQGGLKAGQTVLVQGTGGVSIFALQFAHHAGARVLATSSQDAKLERARQLGADELFNYKKTPNWEEPVLARTGGQGVDHVLEVGGVETFPHSVRATRAGGHIALIGLLSGSWAQVDPKLSEAKNLRVRNIFVGSRAMFEDMNRFLTQHRIQPVVDRVFPFDQAPEALAHMEAGAHFGKIVVTV; encoded by the coding sequence ATGAAGGCCTATGAGCTGCGCAGGACCGGCGACCGGCAGGACTGGGTGAAGGTGGAGCGCCCCACGCCCCAGCCCGGTCCGGGCGAGGTGCTCGTGCGCATGCGCGCGGTGTCGCTCAACTACCGGGACGTGCTCGTCAAGCGGGGCCAGTACGGGGCGGCGCCCGGCGGCACCCGGCCCATTGTCCCCACGTCGGATGGCGCGGGCGAGGTGGTGGCCGTGGGGGCGGGGGTCACCCGGGTGAAGCCGGGCGATCGGGTGATGCCCACCTTCTTCCAGAACTGGACGGACGGCGAGTCCCCGCCGCGCCCGGAGCTGCGCGCCCTGGGCGCCGGAGACGTGGACGGCGTGCTGGCCGAGTTCGTCGTGGCCGGGGCCGAGGCGCTCGTGCCCGTTCCCGCGCACCTGTCCTTCGAGGAGGCCGCCACGCTGCCGTGCGCGGCGCTCACCGTGTGGCACGCGCTCTTCGCGCAAGGGGGCCTGAAGGCGGGGCAGACGGTGCTGGTGCAGGGCACGGGCGGGGTGTCCATCTTCGCGCTCCAGTTCGCCCACCATGCGGGCGCGCGAGTGCTCGCCACCTCCAGCCAGGACGCCAAGCTCGAGCGGGCGCGTCAGCTCGGCGCCGACGAGCTGTTCAACTACAAGAAGACGCCCAACTGGGAGGAGCCCGTCCTGGCGCGCACCGGCGGGCAGGGCGTGGACCATGTGCTGGAGGTGGGCGGCGTGGAGACGTTCCCCCATTCCGTGCGGGCCACGCGCGCCGGCGGCCACATCGCGCTCATCGGCCTCTTGTCGGGCAGCTGGGCCCAGGTGGATCCCAAACTCTCGGAAGCCAAGAACCTCCGCGTGCGGAACATCTTCGTGGGCAGCCGCGCCATGTTCGAGGACATGAACCGCTTCCTCACCCAGCACCGCATTCAGCCCGTCGTGGACCGCGTCTTCCCCTTCGACCAGGCGCCCGAGGCGCTCGCGCACATGGAGGCGGGCGCCCACTTCGGGAAGATTGTCGTCACGGTGTAG
- a CDS encoding hydroxyacid-oxoacid transhydrogenase, protein MGCCHYDSVAPGCDSAFTVDASRVTFGRGCLREVGTRARALGMRRVALFSDARVARLPVFQTVLDALRAAGLDVVPYTDVRVEPTDASFQHAARFATELQPDGYVSLGGGSVIDTCKAANLYATHPADFLAYVNAPVGEGRAVPGPLRPHLACPTTSGTGSEVTGITIFDLVSLHAKTGIASPLLRPSEALIDPDCTDTLPAEVTAASGMDVLSHALESYTARPYTRRPVGPGPRPLSQGANPWSDLGCREALRLMGLYLERAVKDAGDREAREQVMWAATLAGIAFGNAGVHVPHAMAYAVAGGVRDFRPSGYPPDAPLVPHGLAVILNAPAVFRYTAATSPERHLEAAGWLGADVRGASASDAGEVLATRLSHLMRAVGLPADLRGVGYTEADLDALTHGTLPQQRLLQNAPREMTRPVLTELFRQALHAP, encoded by the coding sequence ATGGGCTGTTGCCACTACGACTCCGTCGCGCCCGGGTGTGACTCGGCCTTCACCGTGGACGCCTCGCGCGTCACCTTTGGCCGGGGCTGTCTGCGCGAGGTGGGCACGCGGGCCCGGGCGCTCGGCATGCGGCGCGTGGCCCTGTTCTCCGACGCGCGCGTGGCCCGGCTGCCCGTGTTCCAGACGGTGCTCGACGCGCTCCGGGCCGCGGGCCTGGACGTGGTGCCCTACACGGACGTGCGCGTGGAGCCCACGGACGCCTCCTTCCAGCACGCGGCGCGCTTCGCCACCGAGCTCCAGCCGGACGGGTACGTGTCCCTCGGGGGCGGCTCGGTCATCGACACCTGCAAGGCGGCCAACCTCTACGCCACCCACCCCGCGGACTTCCTCGCCTACGTGAACGCCCCCGTGGGCGAGGGGCGCGCGGTGCCCGGGCCCCTGAGGCCCCACCTGGCATGCCCCACCACCTCGGGCACCGGCAGCGAGGTCACCGGCATCACCATCTTCGACCTCGTGTCCCTGCACGCCAAGACGGGCATCGCCTCGCCGCTGTTGCGCCCGAGCGAGGCCCTCATCGATCCGGACTGCACCGACACCCTGCCCGCGGAAGTCACGGCCGCCAGCGGCATGGACGTGCTGTCCCACGCGCTCGAGTCCTACACGGCGCGGCCCTACACGCGCCGGCCCGTGGGCCCCGGCCCCCGTCCGCTGAGCCAGGGCGCCAACCCCTGGAGCGACCTGGGGTGCCGCGAGGCCCTGCGGCTCATGGGCCTGTACCTGGAGCGCGCGGTGAAGGACGCGGGGGACCGGGAGGCGCGCGAGCAGGTGATGTGGGCGGCGACGCTCGCGGGCATCGCCTTCGGCAACGCGGGGGTGCACGTGCCCCACGCCATGGCCTACGCGGTGGCCGGAGGCGTGCGGGACTTCCGGCCCTCGGGCTATCCCCCGGACGCGCCCCTGGTGCCGCATGGCCTGGCCGTCATCCTCAACGCCCCCGCCGTGTTCCGCTACACCGCGGCCACGAGCCCCGAGCGGCACCTGGAGGCCGCGGGCTGGCTGGGCGCGGACGTGCGGGGCGCCTCGGCGTCGGACGCGGGCGAGGTGCTGGCCACGCGGCTCTCGCACCTCATGCGCGCGGTGGGCCTGCCCGCGGACTTGAGGGGCGTGGGCTACACCGAGGCGGACCTGGACGCGCTCACCCACGGCACCCTGCCCCAGCAGCGCCTGCTCCAGAACGCGCCCCGCGAGATGACGCGGCCAGTGCTCACCGAGCTGTTCCGCCAGGCGCTGCACGCCCCTTGA
- a CDS encoding acyl-CoA thioesterase, whose product MADTETLDRYRYVLPITTRWMDNDAYGHINNVTYYSYFDTVANHYLIHEGGLDIHTGPVIGLVVESRCTYRAPLAYPDALRAGLRVDKLGNRSVTYGIAIFKEGESQAAAHGTFVHVFVDRHSRKATPMPERLRAALERLVLERVMPEGVK is encoded by the coding sequence ATGGCCGACACGGAAACCCTCGATCGCTACCGCTACGTGCTGCCCATCACCACGCGGTGGATGGACAACGACGCCTACGGGCACATCAACAACGTCACCTACTACAGCTACTTCGACACGGTGGCCAACCACTACCTCATCCACGAGGGCGGCCTGGACATCCACACGGGCCCCGTCATCGGTCTGGTGGTGGAGTCGCGGTGCACCTACCGCGCGCCCCTCGCCTACCCCGACGCGCTCCGGGCGGGCCTGCGCGTGGACAAACTGGGCAACCGCTCGGTGACCTACGGCATCGCCATCTTCAAGGAGGGCGAGTCCCAGGCGGCCGCCCACGGCACCTTCGTGCACGTCTTCGTGGACCGGCACTCGCGCAAGGCCACCCCCATGCCCGAGCGCTTGCGCGCGGCGCTCGAGCGGCTCGTGCTGGAGCGCGTCATGCCCGAAGGTGTGAAGTAG
- a CDS encoding cytochrome-c peroxidase, producing MKAFTWLAVLVSSGAALAAQPEPVPKLPLGVSATLYALSVPAAHRPTPARIALGDKLFNDKRLSADDSVSCATCHDPQRAFTDGKARSVGIKNQVGKRNSPTVLNALFNATQFWDGRSGTLEEQAVLPIINPIEMGMPDLDAVVAKVKGIPEYASAFRDVYGREVTAEDLASALAAFERTQFSGNARFDRFLAGESNALSASEKRGWALFNGKARCNSCHAGNAVSPLFSDQKFHNIGIAAHAHDFPKLAGEALRVVRTGDAKQIDELALQTDLSEMGRFLVTKNENDIGGFKTPTLRNVGVTGPYMHDGSLATLWDVMDHYNKGGVPNPYLDGGMQRLGLTEPEIDDVVAFLFALTSTDLSALEKKELTAQRARKNKRPERDTAAALGQKGNLGDIGVTPDLAVENPAARGFYGPVGASKEN from the coding sequence ATGAAAGCGTTCACGTGGCTGGCCGTGCTCGTCTCGAGCGGCGCGGCCCTGGCGGCGCAACCCGAGCCCGTGCCGAAGCTGCCCCTCGGGGTCTCGGCCACCCTCTACGCGCTGTCCGTCCCCGCCGCGCACCGTCCCACCCCCGCGCGCATCGCCCTGGGCGACAAGCTCTTCAACGACAAGCGCCTGAGCGCCGATGACTCGGTGAGCTGCGCCACGTGTCACGATCCCCAGCGCGCCTTCACCGACGGCAAGGCGCGCTCGGTGGGCATCAAGAACCAGGTGGGCAAGCGCAACAGCCCCACCGTGCTCAACGCCCTCTTCAACGCCACCCAGTTCTGGGATGGCCGCTCGGGCACGCTCGAGGAGCAGGCGGTGCTGCCCATCATCAACCCCATCGAGATGGGCATGCCGGACCTGGACGCCGTGGTGGCCAAGGTGAAGGGCATCCCCGAGTACGCGAGCGCGTTTCGCGACGTGTACGGCCGCGAGGTGACGGCGGAGGACCTGGCCTCGGCGCTGGCCGCCTTCGAGCGCACGCAGTTCTCCGGCAACGCGCGCTTCGACCGCTTCCTCGCCGGCGAGTCCAACGCCCTGAGTGCCTCGGAGAAGCGCGGCTGGGCGCTGTTCAACGGCAAGGCGCGCTGCAACAGCTGCCACGCGGGCAACGCCGTGTCCCCGCTGTTCTCCGATCAGAAGTTCCACAACATCGGCATCGCCGCGCACGCGCACGACTTCCCCAAGCTCGCCGGCGAGGCCCTGCGCGTGGTGCGCACCGGCGACGCCAAGCAGATCGACGAGCTGGCGCTGCAGACGGACCTGTCGGAGATGGGCCGCTTCCTCGTCACCAAGAACGAGAACGACATTGGCGGCTTCAAGACCCCCACCCTGCGCAACGTGGGCGTCACCGGGCCCTACATGCATGACGGCTCGCTCGCCACGCTGTGGGACGTGATGGACCACTACAACAAGGGCGGCGTGCCCAACCCCTACCTGGACGGCGGCATGCAGCGGCTCGGGCTCACCGAGCCGGAGATCGACGACGTGGTGGCGTTCCTCTTCGCGCTCACGTCCACGGACCTGTCCGCCCTGGAGAAGAAGGAGCTGACCGCCCAGCGCGCGCGCAAGAACAAGCGCCCCGAGCGCGACACCGCCGCGGCGCTCGGCCAGAAGGGCAACCTGGGCGACATCGGCGTCACGCCGGACCTGGCCGTCGAGAACCCCGCCGCGCGCGGCTTCTATGGACCCGTTGGCGCCTCGAAGGAGAACTGA
- a CDS encoding metallophosphoesterase family protein, translating into MKRFKSIETRHHEERDAFFDGLRKLDRRGFMKLAGLSAGIVAAKGLITPQSFQLVSVADAAPAAKPRFTFAYISDAHLYKKDLNDRFVRSILRAVDDVNRLDPQPDFVLFGGDLAQLGKKEELDLGKELLKSVKAPVKMMVGEHDWFLDMGEHWRALFGAPQYSFDHKGVHFVTLMSVNEKDFWTERGMTPEERMQTVAGLDNGLQSRFEVGAAGREWLKQDLAKVDKKTPLIVFSHSPLYKYYRPWNFWTEDADDVQALLKPFENVTVIHGHTHQMLSNQIGNIQFHGMLSTAWPWPYAPEGLPSLTVQMNRADPFSNFDGCGNGRFDVLAAGLADSLYNLWDRDPVSVRSSYLASHGKKDRPAATKLPSY; encoded by the coding sequence ATGAAGCGCTTCAAGAGCATCGAGACCAGGCATCACGAGGAGCGCGACGCCTTCTTCGACGGGCTGCGCAAGCTCGACCGGCGCGGCTTCATGAAGCTCGCGGGCCTGTCCGCGGGCATCGTCGCCGCCAAGGGCCTCATCACCCCCCAGAGCTTCCAGCTCGTCAGCGTGGCGGACGCGGCCCCGGCCGCGAAGCCCCGCTTCACCTTCGCGTACATCTCCGACGCGCACCTGTACAAGAAGGACCTCAACGACCGCTTCGTGCGCTCCATCCTGCGCGCGGTGGACGACGTGAACCGCCTGGATCCCCAGCCGGACTTCGTCCTCTTCGGGGGGGATCTGGCGCAGTTGGGCAAGAAGGAGGAGCTGGACCTGGGCAAGGAGCTGCTCAAGTCGGTGAAGGCCCCGGTGAAGATGATGGTGGGCGAGCACGACTGGTTCCTCGACATGGGCGAGCACTGGCGCGCGCTCTTCGGCGCCCCCCAGTACTCCTTCGATCACAAGGGCGTGCACTTCGTCACGCTCATGAGCGTGAACGAGAAGGACTTCTGGACCGAGCGCGGCATGACGCCCGAGGAGCGCATGCAGACGGTGGCGGGCCTGGACAACGGGCTCCAGTCGCGCTTCGAGGTGGGGGCCGCCGGCCGCGAGTGGCTCAAGCAGGACCTGGCCAAGGTCGACAAGAAGACGCCCCTCATCGTCTTCAGCCACTCGCCGCTCTACAAGTACTACCGGCCGTGGAACTTCTGGACGGAGGACGCGGACGACGTCCAGGCGCTGCTCAAGCCCTTCGAGAACGTGACCGTCATCCACGGCCACACGCACCAGATGCTCAGCAACCAGATCGGCAACATCCAGTTCCACGGGATGCTGTCCACCGCCTGGCCGTGGCCCTACGCCCCCGAGGGCCTGCCCTCGCTCACCGTGCAGATGAACCGCGCGGACCCGTTCAGCAACTTCGACGGCTGCGGCAACGGCCGCTTCGACGTGCTCGCCGCGGGCCTGGCCGACTCGCTCTACAACCTGTGGGATCGCGATCCCGTCTCCGTCCGCTCCAGCTACCTCGCCTCCCACGGCAAGAAGGATCGCCCGGCGGCCACCAAGCTCCCGTCCTACTAA
- a CDS encoding c-type cytochrome → MNARKTLGIAALGALGLSLGAASAADTKPPAPAKHEVPRSADGNVVVALCDGQTTLEVKGVKDPAAIDRTQAQAISDRLMAEWHRKNPQANWDPVPVKVALAQKPAAPNPPTPPPASKAPATPGGDSAASDAAAVGQKQGEAVQSGHTYGAYSARDEALWKASAEQMVTEGHRVFHDAKSLGSTVAVSCDMCHPDAANTHPETYPKYQVQLGRTALLRDMINWCIENPVRGKPMAEDDPRMKAMEAYILAQRKGVKLEYGKH, encoded by the coding sequence ATGAACGCGCGCAAGACCCTTGGAATCGCGGCGCTCGGCGCCCTGGGCCTGTCACTCGGGGCCGCGTCCGCGGCGGACACGAAGCCCCCCGCTCCGGCGAAGCACGAGGTGCCCCGCTCGGCGGACGGCAACGTGGTGGTCGCCCTGTGCGATGGCCAGACGACGCTCGAGGTGAAGGGCGTGAAGGATCCGGCGGCCATCGACCGGACCCAGGCCCAGGCCATCTCGGACCGGCTCATGGCCGAGTGGCACCGCAAGAACCCCCAGGCGAACTGGGACCCCGTGCCGGTGAAGGTGGCGCTGGCCCAGAAGCCCGCGGCGCCCAACCCGCCCACGCCCCCGCCGGCGAGCAAGGCCCCGGCCACGCCCGGAGGCGACAGCGCGGCCTCGGACGCGGCGGCGGTGGGCCAGAAGCAAGGCGAGGCGGTGCAGTCGGGCCACACCTACGGGGCGTACAGCGCCCGGGACGAGGCGCTGTGGAAGGCCTCCGCCGAGCAGATGGTGACCGAGGGCCACCGGGTGTTCCACGACGCCAAGTCCCTGGGCAGCACGGTGGCGGTGTCCTGCGACATGTGCCACCCGGACGCGGCCAACACCCACCCGGAGACCTACCCGAAGTACCAGGTGCAGCTGGGCCGCACGGCGCTCCTGCGCGACATGATCAACTGGTGCATCGAGAACCCCGTGCGCGGCAAGCCCATGGCCGAGGATGACCCGCGCATGAAGGCCATGGAGGCCTACATCCTCGCGCAGCGCAAGGGCGTGAAGCTCGAGTACGGCAAGCACTGA